From the genome of Candidatus Eisenbacteria bacterium:
AGGCGGCGGAGAAGAAGCGCGCGGATCTCGGCGAGCGGGGACGCGAGATCGATGTCCGGCTGCTCCAGATCGAGAAGCTCCTCGACGAGCGCCGCGGCGAGCGCGACTCGATCCAGACGGCGCTCGCCGAGCAGGATCACGAGCTGCGCGAGCTGAGGCGCAACCTCGACGGTTTGAGTGAACGCCTCCACTCGGACCAGGTGCGCGAGGTCGAGATCCGCTCCGAGATGGAGAAGCTTCGAGAACGGATCTACCAGGAGTTCAAGTGCGACATCGCGGAGGAGGCGGAGAAACGCGCGGCGGCAGAATCCGAAGCGGCGGCGGAGGAGACGGGACCGGACGCCGGCCGGAGTGGGGAAGGCGACACCGAGGCGGGCGGACAAGATGCAGATGAGCTCGAGCGGATTGCCGGCCTGAGGCAGAAGCTCCTCGCGCTCGGGCCGGTCAACTTCGTGGCCGCCGAGGAGTACTCCACGCAGAAGGAAAGGCTCCTCTTCCACCGCCGCCAGCAAGAGGACCTGCTCAAGGCGCGATCCGATCTCCTCCAGGCGATCCAGAGGATCAACGAGACGGCCGGGTCGATGTTCAGGGAGACATTCGAGAAGGCCCGCGGGCACTTCCGCAGCACTTTCGAGTTCCTCTTCCCGGGCGGGGAGGCGGACGTGACCCTGGCCGGCGACGATCCCCTGGAGGCGGGAATCGAGATCACCGCCAGGCCCCGTGGGAAGAAGCTCGAGGCGATCCGGCTGCTCTCGACGGGCGAGCGCGCGTTGACGGCGATCGCCCTGCTCTTCGGCCTCTACCTCGTGAAACCGAGCCCGTTCTGCGTTCTGGACGAGCTCGACGCTCCGCTCGATGACGCCAACATCCGACGGTTCGTGACCCTCCTGCGTCACTTCAGCGAGAGGACCCAGTTCGTGGTGATCACGCACAACAAGAGGACGATGGAGGCGGCCGACCGCCTCTACGGCGTCACCATGCAGCAGGTCGGAGTCTCGAAGATCGTCTCGGTCCGGCTCGGGGAGGGGGAAGGGATGCTCGAGCCGATTATCACCGAGGCGGGCGTCGCATCGTCCACAGCCGCGGGGGAGGCCTAGCTTGGGACCGGCCGCCGAGCGCGTGCGCGGCCCAATCGCATGGGAAGCAAGCTCGCTGCCTTGAGGAATCTCCTCGGATCCGAGGAGAAGGAGATGCCCTTCCTGGAGCATCTCGAGGAGCTGCGCCGCGTCCTTCTGAGGATCGTCGGCCTCCTACTCCTGAGCACGATCGCGGCATACGTCTTTTCCGGCAGGGTCCTTGACACGATCGTGAAGCAGACGATCGAGCATGCCACGTTCTTGAAGCCTCTGGAGGCCTTCAACGCGCGGCTGAAGGTCGCCTTCATCCTGGGGCTTCTCGCCTCGCTCCCCGTGGTCCTGTGGCAGATCTGGGGCTTCGTTGTTCCGGGGCTCCTCCGCCGGGAGAGGCGGATCGTCGGGCCGTTGGTCCTGTGGTCCGCGATCCTCTTCTACGGTGGGGTCGCCTTCTCCTATCTGGTCCTGACGCCGACGATGCTCGGGCTCCTCGTCGGGTTCGGAACGGAGTTGGTGCGGCCGCAGATCGCCGTCGGAGCGCTCCTCGACTTCGTCGTGAGCATGGCCATGGCATGCGGCCTTCTCTTTCAGCTTCCGCTCGTGGTCGCCGTCCTGAGCTTGATCGGCGTGCTGAGCCCCACGTTTCTCATGCGCCGATGGAGGCACGCGGTCGTGGCGATCTTCGTCATCACGGCGGCCGTGACGCCAGGGGACGGACCGTCGCAGATCATCCTCGCGGCCCCTGTGCTGGTCCTCTACTTCGCGAGCATCCTAGTGGCGCGGGCCATCTGGAAAGGGAAGTCGGCGGAGGCGGCGGCCCCGGCCGCCGGCGCAGAAGGAGGGAGTCATCTTGGCGGGTAGGGAATGGCTGCTGGCCGTCGATGTGGGCAACACGCAGGTCGTGCTGGGCGTCCTCGAGAACAGGGAACTGCGCGCGCTTCACAGG
Proteins encoded in this window:
- a CDS encoding chromosome segregation protein SMC; translated protein: AAEKKRADLGERGREIDVRLLQIEKLLDERRGERDSIQTALAEQDHELRELRRNLDGLSERLHSDQVREVEIRSEMEKLRERIYQEFKCDIAEEAEKRAAAESEAAAEETGPDAGRSGEGDTEAGGQDADELERIAGLRQKLLALGPVNFVAAEEYSTQKERLLFHRRQQEDLLKARSDLLQAIQRINETAGSMFRETFEKARGHFRSTFEFLFPGGEADVTLAGDDPLEAGIEITARPRGKKLEAIRLLSTGERALTAIALLFGLYLVKPSPFCVLDELDAPLDDANIRRFVTLLRHFSERTQFVVITHNKRTMEAADRLYGVTMQQVGVSKIVSVRLGEGEGMLEPIITEAGVASSTAAGEA
- the tatC gene encoding twin-arginine translocase subunit TatC — its product is MGSKLAALRNLLGSEEKEMPFLEHLEELRRVLLRIVGLLLLSTIAAYVFSGRVLDTIVKQTIEHATFLKPLEAFNARLKVAFILGLLASLPVVLWQIWGFVVPGLLRRERRIVGPLVLWSAILFYGGVAFSYLVLTPTMLGLLVGFGTELVRPQIAVGALLDFVVSMAMACGLLFQLPLVVAVLSLIGVLSPTFLMRRWRHAVVAIFVITAAVTPGDGPSQIILAAPVLVLYFASILVARAIWKGKSAEAAAPAAGAEGGSHLGG